In the Burkholderia contaminans genome, GCGAAGCCGACGATGGCCGGCCGCGCGTGCACTGGCTGCCGCCGTACGCGAATCCCGTGACCGGGCAGTCCCGCATACGGATCGCCGCCGAAGCGCGGGCCCATGGCCAGCCGTTCGCGGTGCTCGTGACCGAGTACGCACCCGACTACCTGCTGTCGTGGCTGGCGGGGCGCGGGTCGACCGGCGTGTTCTTCATCACGACCGCGGACAACCGGCTCATCACGATCGATCCGGACATCGAACGAACGGCTGCGCTGACCGAACGGCTGCTGAAGTTCGACGTCGCGAACGGCGGCACGGCGGCCGGCGAGGCGGCCGGCGAGGCGGCCTTCCGCGATGGCTCGATCGTGTTCAGCAGCCGGCTGGGCACGACGGGCTGGACGATCGCCTACGCGCTGTCGTGGGCGGATGTGGCGGCCGGCGTCGGTGTGCAGGCGGGCTTGCTGGCAGGCGCGACGCTGCTCGCCATCGGCGTGATGTGGCTGTTGCTCGCACGCTTTCGCCGGCGCGTGCTGCTGCCCGTCTATGCCAGTTCGGCCCGCGTGTTCGACAGCGAGGCGCTGTGCCGCAGCGTGATCGAGACGGCCCCGATCGGCCTCGGCCTGATCTCGCGCGCGGACGGTCATTTCATGCTTGTCAGTCCCGCACTCACCGAAATGATCGCGCGGCTCGGCAGCGATTACCGCACGTTGTCCACGCAGGCCGTGGCGCGCTACGAAGCGTTCGTCGCGAGCGGAGCGGCCGGCGGCACGCTGCAGACCGATTTCGTGCTGGCCGACGCGAGCGCCGGGGCGGCGCCGCTGCATCTGGAGGTGAGCGCCAGCGGCGCGCGCTATCAGGAGATCGACGTGCTGATCGTCGCGGTCGCCGACGTGACGGCGCGCCGGCAACTCGTCCGGCAGCTCGAGGACGCGGTGCGCGCGGCCGATTCGGCGAATGCGGCGAAGTCGTCGTTCCTCGCGGCGATGACGCATGAAATCCGCACGCCGCTGAACGTGATCCTCGGCAATCTCGAACTGCTCGAACGTTCCGCGCTGGACGCGTCGCAGCACGGCCGCGTGCAGACGTTGAGGACGGCCGCGTCGGGCCTGCTCGGGCTCGTCAGCGACATCCTCGACTTCTCGAAAATCGAAGCCGGTGCAATGACGGTCGAAGCGATCGAATTCGACGTGGCCGGCGTGATCGAGCGCACGCTCGGCGCCTTCGCACCGGTCGCGAAGGCGAAGGGGTTGCCGTTGTTCTGCGAGATCGACGCGAGCGTTTCGCAGCGGATGCGCGGCGATCCCACCCGGCTCGGGCAGGTGCTCGGCAACCTGCTCAGCAACGCGATCAAGTTCACCGCCAGCGGGCACGTGCTCGTGCGCGTGTCGGTCGTCTCGACCGATCACGGGCGCGCCGACTTGTCGATTGCGGTGGAGGACACCGGCATCGGCATCGCCGGTGCCGATCGGCACAAGCTGTTCAACGCGTTCTCGCAGGTCGACGCGACGATCACGCGGCGCTACGGCGGCACGGGGCTCGGGCTCGCGCTGTGCGATCGCCTCGCGGCCGCGATGGGCGGGCGCATCGACGTCGCGAGCGCGCCGGGCGCCGGCAGCTGTTTCACGGTGACGGTGCCGCTCGGGATGGCCGTCGTACCGCTCGACCCGCATGCCGTGCGCGGCACGCGCGTGCCGCTGATCGTCGTCGCGTGCACCGAGTGGCAGCGCTTTGCGTTACCGCACCTGCGCGCATGGGGCTTCGAGGTCGACGCGTACGATCGCCCGTCGCGGGTTCCGGCCGATCGCTACGCGCGGGCCGTCGCGATCGTCGTGTTCGGCGAATCCGACAGCGACGCGCGCCCGGCGCTCGACAGCCTGGGCGGCGACAAGCCGGTCGTGTTCGCCACGCCGGACGGCCCGC is a window encoding:
- a CDS encoding hybrid sensor histidine kinase/response regulator, whose product is MPYSTLQSIRRYQSISMFGGAIVVTILILIACGLGIVSIVYGYLDGQRRNFLNGVEETADEIQVSETSFRNGVANTQLIWRELGPAPADVVDGFFANGQQLAITPYPSLVVGVPGQTAQRDEVARYLALSFMLSRICAASSLNRGRTLEGYHYSTRTGLFGFVPHLSRDNPALATADARAHVMAALHIDFPPLPREADDGRPRVHWLPPYANPVTGQSRIRIAAEARAHGQPFAVLVTEYAPDYLLSWLAGRGSTGVFFITTADNRLITIDPDIERTAALTERLLKFDVANGGTAAGEAAGEAAFRDGSIVFSSRLGTTGWTIAYALSWADVAAGVGVQAGLLAGATLLAIGVMWLLLARFRRRVLLPVYASSARVFDSEALCRSVIETAPIGLGLISRADGHFMLVSPALTEMIARLGSDYRTLSTQAVARYEAFVASGAAGGTLQTDFVLADASAGAAPLHLEVSASGARYQEIDVLIVAVADVTARRQLVRQLEDAVRAADSANAAKSSFLAAMTHEIRTPLNVILGNLELLERSALDASQHGRVQTLRTAASGLLGLVSDILDFSKIEAGAMTVEAIEFDVAGVIERTLGAFAPVAKAKGLPLFCEIDASVSQRMRGDPTRLGQVLGNLLSNAIKFTASGHVLVRVSVVSTDHGRADLSIAVEDTGIGIAGADRHKLFNAFSQVDATITRRYGGTGLGLALCDRLAAAMGGRIDVASAPGAGSCFTVTVPLGMAVVPLDPHAVRGTRVPLIVVACTEWQRFALPHLRAWGFEVDAYDRPSRVPADRYARAVAIVVFGESDSDARPALDSLGGDKPVVFATPDGPLQAYRAGTTMHVSSYALGGFKAALVQAVAAARAGEPAAQVPALAHTVPGRPRALRVVLAGVDSVGGTLLREQLDVLGCEVAAAGSAEAALDLLATGAWDALLLDTGLPGTSGCALASAARDLCAGCDVVVVTSHVAPGDRRRYADAGVDCVLTKPVTLAHLRGALAGITRRHGVPEQEGIQEQDVAQCAHGDAT